The Clostridioides sp. ES-S-0010-02 genome window below encodes:
- a CDS encoding alpha-glucosidase C-terminal domain-containing protein, giving the protein MQNIIEYNSWDKNFKAPFGALKFDEELMINVKVNEGYNVESISLEINKEDESKTIILNEELNNNTLRKYFYCKVGKFDTTGVYFYYFKVIAEINGEKKTVFYGKNRENGYTCEYNYNDINKYQITVYRDFKVPNWYKEGVLYHIFVDRFNNGNRNGKVDNPKKNSFIYGNWDDIPMYIKDNRGDIIRWDFHGGNLRGIINKLGYLKKLGVSILYLSPIFEASSNHKYDTGNYKKIDPMFGDEDTFKELIDKAKEKDISIVLDGVFSHTGADSKYFNMYGNYDSLGAYQSKESPYYSWYVFEEFPHKYKSWWDIKTLPNTNELEKSYMDYIIYDKDSVINKWMNMGIKGWRLDVADELPTEFIRELRKQLKEADNDSILIGEVWEDASNKISYGQRRSYLLGEELDSVMGYPFRNNMFSFLKGEINSYELSNKYMQIKENYPEESFKSNLNLIGTHDVTRAKTELNNDIDLMKLAVATQMTFEGVPYIYYGDEAGLCGDVDPDNRRTYPWKNEDEDMLNFYKNIIKIRNKNKILSSGETEFIYTKNDNVFAFIRFNEYNDRILILINRSNNPENISLNIEGNFIEEIPIKYNLKNINKNIQIENNELKIHMDSKSFIIFSVF; this is encoded by the coding sequence ATGCAAAACATAATAGAATATAACTCTTGGGATAAAAATTTTAAGGCTCCGTTTGGAGCTTTAAAATTTGATGAAGAATTGATGATTAATGTCAAAGTAAATGAAGGATATAATGTTGAGTCTATTTCCCTAGAAATAAACAAAGAAGATGAATCAAAAACAATAATTTTAAATGAAGAATTAAACAATAATACACTTAGAAAGTATTTTTATTGTAAGGTTGGAAAATTTGATACAACTGGTGTTTATTTTTATTATTTTAAAGTGATTGCTGAAATAAATGGTGAGAAAAAGACTGTATTCTATGGAAAGAATAGAGAAAATGGATACACTTGTGAATATAATTATAATGATATCAATAAATATCAAATTACTGTTTATAGAGACTTTAAAGTGCCAAACTGGTACAAAGAAGGAGTACTTTACCATATATTTGTAGATAGATTTAACAATGGAAATCGTAATGGGAAGGTTGATAATCCTAAAAAAAACAGCTTTATATATGGCAATTGGGACGATATACCTATGTACATAAAGGACAATAGAGGGGATATTATAAGATGGGATTTTCATGGTGGAAATTTAAGGGGAATAATTAATAAACTTGGGTATCTAAAAAAATTAGGAGTGAGTATATTATATCTGAGTCCTATATTTGAAGCTTCTAGTAATCACAAGTATGACACAGGAAATTATAAAAAGATTGACCCTATGTTTGGAGATGAAGATACATTTAAAGAATTAATTGATAAAGCAAAAGAAAAAGATATATCAATAGTACTTGATGGTGTTTTTAGTCACACTGGAGCAGATAGTAAGTATTTTAATATGTATGGAAATTATGATAGTTTAGGTGCATATCAATCAAAAGAATCACCATATTATTCATGGTATGTGTTTGAAGAATTTCCTCATAAATATAAAAGTTGGTGGGATATAAAGACCTTGCCAAATACAAATGAATTAGAAAAAAGCTATATGGATTATATAATATATGACAAGGATAGTGTCATAAACAAATGGATGAATATGGGGATTAAAGGATGGCGATTGGATGTTGCAGATGAACTGCCAACTGAGTTTATAAGAGAGCTGAGAAAGCAACTAAAAGAAGCTGATAATGACTCTATACTTATAGGGGAAGTATGGGAAGATGCCTCAAATAAGATTAGTTATGGTCAAAGAAGAAGCTATTTATTAGGTGAAGAATTAGATTCTGTTATGGGATATCCATTTAGAAATAATATGTTTTCATTTTTAAAAGGAGAAATTAATTCATATGAACTTAGCAATAAATATATGCAAATTAAAGAAAATTATCCAGAAGAATCATTTAAGTCTAATTTAAATTTAATTGGAACACATGATGTCACAAGAGCTAAAACTGAATTAAATAATGATATAGATTTGATGAAACTTGCTGTAGCTACGCAGATGACATTTGAAGGAGTACCATATATATACTATGGAGATGAGGCAGGTCTTTGTGGAGATGTAGACCCAGACAATAGAAGAACATATCCATGGAAAAATGAAGATGAAGATATGTTAAATTTTTATAAAAATATTATAAAAATCAGAAATAAAAATAAAATTTTAAGTTCTGGAGAAACAGAATTCATATATACTAAAAATGACAATGTGTTTGCATTTATAAGATTTAATGAATATAATGATAGGATACTGATTTTAATAAATAGAAGTAACAATCCTGAAAATATATCATTAAATATAGAAGGTAACTTTATAGAGGAAATACCTATAAAGTATAATCTTAAAAATATAAATAAAAATATACAGATAGAAAACAATGAATTAAAAATCCATATGGATTCTAAATCATTTATTATTTTTAGTGTATTTTAA
- a CDS encoding glycogen/starch/alpha-glucan phosphorylase, producing MVTISKKKFKQKFEVKMYSLYAQSIKEATDEQLLNVLCSLLKDEIAKKWVATKLDKKKEVYYFSLEFLIGRQLKSNLLNLNIEEEVREGLLELGINLDDLIKAEVDPAIGNGGLGRLAACFLDSMASLNISGQGYGIRYKYGLFEQKFVNGYQVEVPDNWLTEGRYAWETVRPNEATMVKFGGEVELIKEGNHLKVVHKNYLPVMAMPYDIPIIGYQNQCINTLRLFKSEIPKRDFGELTSNALNYSGSYEEALKHKYYTEEISQVLYPDDSNYAGKLLRLKQEYFFVSAGVQDIIRKYKKNKLNISNLFDKVAIHINDTHPTLCIPELMRILLDEEGLSWDEAWQITKKTVSYTNHTIMSEAMEKWPVSMIKELLPRIYMIIEEINRRYVEELNNKGYDQDKIRRMSIIDWDNINMANLCIVTSHSVNGVAKLHTQILETEVLKDFYQDEPNKFNNKTNGIAHRRWLISSNPQLSNLITDLIGDSWKTDTLQLKNIEKFKNDSSVLKRLDDIKYNNKVNLANFINDKYDLNIDPNSIFDVQVKRLHAYKRQLLNIFNVLHMYHELLDNPNLNIDPRTFIFGAKAAPGYYLAKCIIKFINSVASTINNDVRVKDKLKVVFIENYGVSLAEIIIPAANVSEQISTTTKEASGTSNMKFMMNGAITLATLDGANVEICEQVGKENMFLFGLSAEQVLNYNKFGGYSSLDLYHSNIDIKRVVDDLINGFIPNLGEEGRSIYNSLTTYNDEYFVLRDFENYGQAQANINKLYRDKEKWNTMSLVNIANSGFFSSDRTISEYAKDIWFKRV from the coding sequence TTGGTAACAATAAGCAAAAAGAAATTCAAGCAAAAATTTGAAGTGAAAATGTATAGCTTATATGCACAGTCTATCAAGGAAGCTACTGATGAACAATTGTTAAATGTATTATGTAGTCTACTGAAAGATGAAATAGCAAAAAAATGGGTTGCTACGAAATTAGATAAGAAAAAAGAGGTTTATTATTTTAGTCTAGAGTTTTTAATAGGAAGACAATTAAAATCTAATTTACTAAATTTAAATATTGAAGAAGAAGTTAGAGAAGGATTACTAGAATTAGGAATTAACTTAGATGATTTAATCAAAGCTGAGGTAGACCCAGCCATAGGGAATGGTGGTCTTGGAAGATTAGCAGCATGTTTTTTAGATTCTATGGCATCTTTGAACATAAGTGGCCAAGGATATGGAATTAGATATAAATACGGTTTATTTGAACAAAAATTTGTAAATGGTTATCAGGTCGAAGTACCTGATAACTGGCTTACAGAAGGACGTTATGCATGGGAAACTGTAAGACCAAATGAAGCGACGATGGTAAAGTTTGGTGGAGAAGTAGAGTTGATTAAGGAGGGAAACCATTTAAAAGTAGTCCATAAAAACTATCTTCCTGTAATGGCAATGCCTTATGATATACCAATAATCGGATACCAAAATCAGTGTATCAATACTTTAAGATTATTTAAAAGTGAGATACCAAAAAGAGACTTTGGAGAACTTACTTCAAATGCTCTAAATTATTCAGGAAGTTATGAAGAGGCTCTAAAACACAAGTACTATACTGAAGAAATTTCACAGGTGTTGTATCCTGATGATTCAAATTATGCAGGAAAATTATTGAGACTGAAGCAAGAGTATTTCTTTGTAAGTGCAGGTGTACAAGATATAATAAGGAAGTATAAAAAGAATAAACTAAACATCAGTAATTTATTTGATAAGGTGGCAATTCATATAAATGATACACATCCTACCTTGTGTATACCAGAACTTATGAGAATTTTACTTGATGAAGAAGGCTTATCTTGGGATGAAGCATGGCAGATAACTAAAAAAACAGTATCTTATACTAATCATACTATAATGTCAGAAGCAATGGAAAAGTGGCCTGTAAGTATGATAAAAGAGTTATTACCAAGAATTTATATGATAATAGAAGAAATAAACAGAAGGTATGTAGAAGAATTAAATAATAAAGGATATGACCAAGACAAAATAAGAAGAATGAGTATAATAGACTGGGACAACATAAATATGGCAAATTTATGTATTGTAACAAGTCACAGTGTAAATGGAGTTGCTAAGCTTCATACTCAAATTCTTGAAACAGAAGTTTTAAAAGATTTTTATCAAGACGAACCAAATAAATTTAACAATAAAACTAATGGAATTGCACATAGAAGATGGCTTATAAGTTCAAATCCGCAACTTAGCAATTTAATAACAGATTTAATTGGTGATTCATGGAAAACAGATACTTTACAGCTAAAGAATATTGAAAAATTTAAAAATGATTCTTCTGTTTTAAAAAGACTTGATGATATAAAATACAATAATAAAGTAAATTTAGCAAATTTTATAAATGATAAATACGATTTAAATATCGACCCTAATTCTATATTTGATGTTCAGGTTAAGAGGTTGCATGCTTATAAAAGGCAGCTATTGAATATTTTTAATGTACTCCATATGTATCATGAATTACTTGACAATCCTAATTTAAATATTGACCCAAGAACTTTTATATTTGGAGCAAAAGCTGCACCAGGATATTATTTAGCCAAGTGCATAATTAAATTTATAAATTCAGTTGCAAGTACTATAAATAATGATGTTAGAGTAAAGGACAAGTTAAAAGTCGTATTTATAGAGAATTATGGTGTATCATTAGCAGAGATAATAATACCAGCAGCAAATGTGAGTGAACAAATTTCAACGACAACAAAAGAAGCATCAGGAACAAGTAATATGAAGTTTATGATGAATGGTGCTATAACTTTAGCAACATTAGATGGTGCAAATGTAGAAATATGTGAACAAGTAGGAAAAGAAAATATGTTTTTATTTGGACTTAGTGCAGAGCAAGTACTTAATTATAATAAGTTTGGTGGATATTCTTCACTTGACTTGTATCATTCTAACATAGATATAAAAAGAGTAGTAGATGACTTAATAAATGGATTTATTCCTAACCTAGGTGAAGAAGGTAGAAGTATTTATAATTCACTTACCACTTACAATGATGAATACTTTGTATTGAGGGATTTTGAAAATTATGGGCAAGCTCAAGCAAATATAAACAAACTATATCGTGATAAAGAAAAATGGAATACAATGTCTTTGGTTAATATAGCTAATTCAGGATTTTTTTCTTCTGATAGAACAATTTCTGAATATGCAAAAGACATTTGGTTTAAAAGGGTGTGA
- the glgA gene encoding glycogen synthase GlgA, with product MKVFYVTAECWPFAKTGGLGDVSYALPKELKKEGVDVRVIMPKYSTIPSYLKDQLKEIAVFSVRVGWRNQYCGLLEMELDGVKFYFIDNEFYFRREDERKSIYGYGDDAERYTFFTDAVLEAISRIDFYPDVIHINDWHTGMLPLILKERYATLEGYKNIKTMYTIHNLQYQGVFDKYVLNDILDLPEKYFDNGDIEYYGSINFMKAGINFADKVITVSPTYANEIQTSFYGEQLDGLLRKESGKLKGILNGIDYDLNNPEKDKDIFVNYNVNSIEKKLENKLRLQDILGLKKDSSIPLIGIVSRLVSQKGFDLIAYMMPELMREDLQIVILGTGEHQYQSMFNYYDSNFSDKVSARITFNASLAQQIYAASDIFLMPSLFEPCGIGQMLAMRYGSLPVVRETGGLKDTVIPYNQFTGEGNGFSFKNYNAHEMFFCLQNAIKVFKDKEKWIKVVENAMNTDNSWKKSAKEYIETYRDICD from the coding sequence GTGAAGGTTTTTTATGTAACAGCAGAGTGTTGGCCCTTTGCTAAAACTGGAGGATTAGGAGATGTATCTTATGCATTGCCTAAAGAATTAAAAAAAGAAGGTGTAGATGTAAGGGTAATAATGCCTAAATATTCAACTATACCAAGTTATTTAAAAGATCAATTAAAAGAAATAGCCGTTTTTAGTGTACGCGTTGGATGGAGAAATCAATATTGTGGTCTTTTAGAAATGGAACTAGATGGTGTTAAATTTTATTTTATAGACAATGAATTTTATTTTAGAAGAGAAGATGAGAGAAAGAGTATTTATGGGTATGGAGATGATGCAGAAAGATATACATTCTTTACAGATGCTGTATTAGAAGCTATAAGTAGAATTGACTTTTATCCAGATGTAATACATATAAATGATTGGCACACAGGTATGTTACCATTAATTTTAAAAGAGAGATATGCAACCCTTGAGGGGTATAAAAATATAAAAACTATGTATACTATACATAATCTACAATATCAAGGTGTATTTGATAAGTATGTCTTAAATGATATATTAGATTTACCTGAAAAATATTTTGATAATGGAGATATAGAGTATTATGGTTCAATAAATTTTATGAAAGCTGGAATAAATTTTGCAGATAAAGTTATAACTGTTAGTCCTACTTATGCAAATGAGATACAAACATCTTTTTATGGAGAACAATTAGATGGTTTACTTAGAAAGGAATCAGGCAAATTAAAAGGAATATTAAATGGCATAGATTATGACCTGAATAACCCTGAGAAAGATAAGGATATATTTGTCAATTACAATGTAAATTCTATTGAGAAAAAATTGGAAAATAAATTAAGATTACAAGATATATTAGGATTAAAAAAGGATTCATCTATTCCATTAATAGGGATAGTTTCAAGACTAGTTTCTCAAAAAGGATTTGATTTAATAGCCTATATGATGCCTGAGCTTATGAGGGAAGATTTACAAATTGTCATTTTAGGAACTGGGGAACATCAATATCAATCAATGTTTAATTATTATGATTCTAATTTTTCAGATAAAGTATCTGCTAGAATTACATTCAATGCATCGTTGGCTCAACAAATTTATGCTGCAAGTGATATATTCTTGATGCCATCACTATTTGAACCTTGTGGTATAGGTCAAATGCTAGCTATGAGATATGGTTCTTTACCAGTAGTTAGAGAAACTGGAGGACTTAAAGATACTGTAATACCTTACAATCAATTTACTGGAGAAGGTAATGGATTTAGTTTTAAAAATTACAATGCTCATGAGATGTTTTTCTGTTTGCAAAATGCAATTAAAGTTTTTAAAGATAAAGAAAAATGGATTAAAGTAGTTGAGAATGCAATGAATACTGATAATAGTTGGAAAAAATCAGCTAAGGAGTATATAGAAACATATAGAGACATATGTGATTAA
- the glgD gene encoding glucose-1-phosphate adenylyltransferase subunit GlgD yields MRNECLGIINLNKKGDPAINKLNYGRPIASTPIAGRYRIIDFALSNMINSGITKVGIFAKEKYRSLTDHIGSGKDWDLSRKKGGLSIFSPENTKYRNTYSHREGDIYTILANLDYIEKSEEEYILIAPSYMLCNLDYSQALEYHKKSHNDITIIYKNVNNANKDFAGNLTLNLDSNNRVINVGNNLGKFPRANICMETYIMKREDFVECIYNIVNKGNYCYLEEFIVEEAENMKIGAYEYTGYLKCVNSVESYFQMSKDLLEIEVADELLYSERKIFTKEKNESPTIYTDSAKVENSFIASGCLIEGTVKDSIIFRKVNVEKGTVIENSIVMQNCVIKSNAKLYNAILDKNTSVSKGKELKGDEKYPIVVEKNTNI; encoded by the coding sequence ATGAGAAATGAATGTTTAGGTATAATAAATTTAAACAAAAAAGGAGACCCTGCAATAAATAAACTTAATTATGGAAGACCGATAGCTTCTACACCAATAGCTGGAAGATATAGAATAATAGACTTTGCTCTATCTAATATGATAAATTCAGGAATCACAAAAGTTGGAATATTCGCAAAAGAAAAGTATAGATCATTGACAGACCATATAGGTAGTGGAAAAGATTGGGATTTAAGTAGAAAAAAGGGCGGTTTATCAATTTTTAGCCCAGAAAATACTAAGTATAGAAATACTTACTCACATAGAGAAGGAGATATATACACAATACTAGCTAATCTTGATTATATAGAGAAAAGTGAAGAAGAATACATTTTAATAGCTCCAAGTTATATGTTATGTAACCTAGATTACTCTCAGGCTTTGGAGTACCATAAAAAATCTCATAATGATATAACTATAATATATAAAAATGTAAACAATGCAAATAAAGATTTTGCTGGTAATCTAACCTTAAACTTAGATAGTAATAACAGAGTAATAAATGTAGGAAATAATTTAGGAAAATTCCCTAGAGCAAATATATGTATGGAAACATATATTATGAAACGTGAAGATTTTGTAGAATGTATATATAATATTGTAAATAAAGGGAATTATTGTTATTTAGAAGAGTTCATTGTTGAAGAAGCAGAAAATATGAAAATAGGAGCTTATGAGTATACAGGATATTTGAAATGTGTAAATTCTGTTGAATCATATTTTCAAATGAGCAAAGATTTATTAGAAATAGAAGTGGCTGATGAATTACTGTATTCTGAAAGAAAAATATTTACTAAAGAAAAGAATGAGTCACCTACAATTTACACAGATAGTGCAAAGGTAGAAAATAGTTTTATAGCATCAGGTTGCTTAATAGAAGGTACTGTAAAAGATAGCATTATATTTAGAAAAGTTAATGTTGAAAAAGGAACAGTTATAGAAAACTCAATAGTAATGCAAAATTGTGTAATAAAGTCAAATGCAAAACTATATAATGCAATACTAGATAAAAATACAAGTGTATCAAAAGGAAAAGAGTTAAAAGGAGATGAAAAATATCCTATTGTAGTAGAAAAAAATACGAATATATAA
- a CDS encoding glucose-1-phosphate adenylyltransferase, protein MKKEMLAMILAGGQGSRLGVFTKRIAKPAVSFGGKYRIIDFVLSNCSNSGIDTVGVLTQYRPLILNSHIGMGSHWDLDRINGGVYVLQPFMNEKEGNWYNGTAHAIYQNMDFVDTYNPEYVLILSGDHIYKMDYSKMLKFHKEKGSKATIAVIEVPWDEASRFGIMNTNENSSIYEFEEKPGEPKSNLASMGVYIFDWKMLRSYFKEAEKNSDINYDDFGKNLIPKMLEDNVGMYAYPFKGYWRDVGTIQSLWDANMDIIKSPETLDLSDPKWKIYTNTMAMPPQYIGKSANVHRSMIADGCRILGEVGNSVLSHGVVVGKGSKVIDSVIMPNVVIGENVTIEKAMIGECATINDNVQIKNVNNEINVVSEYENIEPRCVLIEGGL, encoded by the coding sequence ATGAAAAAAGAGATGTTAGCTATGATTTTGGCAGGGGGGCAAGGTTCAAGACTTGGAGTTTTCACAAAGAGAATTGCAAAACCAGCTGTATCATTTGGAGGAAAGTACAGAATTATTGACTTTGTTTTAAGTAATTGTTCAAATTCTGGTATAGATACTGTAGGTGTTTTAACTCAATATAGACCACTGATATTAAATTCTCATATAGGTATGGGAAGTCATTGGGATTTAGACAGAATAAATGGTGGAGTATATGTATTACAACCATTTATGAATGAAAAAGAGGGAAATTGGTATAATGGTACAGCACATGCTATATATCAGAATATGGATTTTGTAGATACCTATAATCCAGAATATGTATTAATATTATCTGGTGACCATATATATAAGATGGATTATAGTAAAATGCTAAAATTTCATAAAGAAAAAGGCTCTAAGGCTACGATTGCAGTAATTGAAGTACCTTGGGATGAAGCTTCTAGATTTGGCATAATGAATACAAATGAAAATTCAAGTATTTATGAATTTGAAGAAAAGCCAGGTGAACCTAAAAGTAATTTGGCATCTATGGGAGTATACATATTTGATTGGAAAATGTTGAGAAGTTATTTTAAAGAAGCAGAAAAAAATTCAGATATAAATTATGATGATTTTGGAAAGAATTTAATACCTAAAATGTTAGAGGATAATGTTGGAATGTATGCATATCCATTTAAGGGGTATTGGAGAGACGTAGGAACTATACAAAGTTTATGGGATGCAAATATGGATATAATTAAATCTCCAGAAACACTGGATTTATCAGACCCTAAATGGAAGATATATACAAATACAATGGCAATGCCTCCTCAATATATAGGCAAAAGTGCAAATGTTCATAGATCAATGATAGCTGATGGTTGTAGAATTTTAGGAGAAGTAGGAAACTCTGTATTATCACATGGAGTTGTTGTTGGAAAAGGAAGTAAAGTAATTGATTCAGTAATCATGCCAAATGTTGTAATAGGAGAAAATGTAACTATAGAAAAAGCTATGATAGGTGAATGTGCAACTATAAATGACAATGTTCAGATAAAAAATGTAAATAATGAGATAAATGTAGTTTCTGAATATGAAAATATAGAGCCTAGATGCGTATTAATAGAAGGAGGTCTTTAA
- a CDS encoding SPFH/Band 7/PHB domain protein — translation MGMKVVLSIVLIIVVVAISLTCIRVIKQSKVGIIMRLGKFQKVAETGVHFLIPFLDKMAYVIDLREIVIDFPPQPVITKDNVTMQIDTVVYYKVTDPVRYVFEIANPIAAIENLTATTLRNIIGELDLDETLTSRDIINVKMRTILDEATDKWGIKVNRVELKNIMPPHDIQVAMEKQMRAERERREAILQAEGNKSAAILQAEGEKQSAILTAEARKEAMVRVAEGEKESAILVAEGEAEAIRQTAIAKAQGEAEMIKRTQMATAEGLKLVFSAMKESDIDNNILALKSMEALEKMAEGKSTKLVLPSEAVNFLGTFKGIKEVMSDDKNDILDVKDAFSGNDSLKK, via the coding sequence ATGGGCATGAAAGTTGTTTTAAGTATTGTATTAATAATAGTAGTAGTAGCAATAAGTTTAACTTGTATAAGAGTAATAAAACAATCTAAAGTAGGTATAATAATGCGACTTGGTAAGTTTCAAAAAGTGGCTGAAACAGGAGTACATTTCTTGATACCATTTTTAGATAAAATGGCATATGTGATTGACTTGAGAGAAATTGTAATAGATTTCCCACCTCAGCCAGTTATAACTAAAGATAATGTAACTATGCAGATTGATACAGTTGTATATTATAAAGTTACAGACCCAGTTAGATATGTATTTGAAATAGCAAATCCAATAGCTGCTATTGAAAATCTAACAGCTACAACTTTAAGAAATATAATTGGTGAACTTGATTTAGATGAAACACTAACATCAAGAGATATAATAAATGTAAAAATGAGAACAATCCTTGATGAAGCAACAGATAAATGGGGAATAAAAGTAAATAGAGTAGAGTTAAAGAACATAATGCCTCCTCATGATATTCAAGTTGCGATGGAAAAGCAAATGAGAGCGGAAAGAGAAAGAAGAGAAGCAATACTTCAAGCAGAAGGTAATAAGTCAGCTGCTATATTACAAGCAGAAGGAGAAAAACAATCTGCTATATTAACAGCAGAAGCAAGAAAAGAAGCTATGGTACGTGTAGCAGAAGGAGAAAAAGAGTCTGCTATATTGGTAGCAGAAGGTGAAGCTGAGGCTATAAGACAAACAGCTATTGCTAAAGCACAAGGTGAAGCTGAAATGATTAAAAGAACTCAAATGGCTACTGCAGAAGGTTTGAAATTAGTATTTTCAGCTATGAAAGAGTCTGACATTGACAATAATATCTTAGCATTAAAATCTATGGAAGCACTTGAAAAAATGGCTGAAGGTAAGTCAACAAAATTGGTTTTACCTTCAGAAGCAGTTAATTTCTTAGGAACATTCAAAGGAATAAAAGAAGTCATGAGTGATGATAAAAATGATATATTAGATGTAAAAGATGCATTTAGTGGAAATGATTCATTAAAAAAATAA